A genomic stretch from Pieris brassicae chromosome 9, ilPieBrab1.1, whole genome shotgun sequence includes:
- the LOC123714139 gene encoding calmodulin-2 produces MEEDSAKQTKTKSKERKDSRGRNESDAQEEIKKIKKNLLQSVADGGIILGDNSFELSVPEPRARSGSKAREALEVNGNILAELDENKIFELKEAFLLFDLDGDGCIDHNDLRGTFISLGENVDEHAVSNMLSEATNPLDFDAFVNLLGFKTLELDSEEILVTALSRWDPENTGYIPEARIRHDLMTWGDRFTEKEAEYALDEAPMMMDKNGYNLIDYKQFCRKLCGLKKTNKQVLEVQN; encoded by the exons ATGGAAGAAGATTCCGCTAAGCAAACCAAAACA AAAAGTAAAGAACGCAAAGATAGTCGCGGCCGAAATGAGTCAGACGCACaggaagaaataaaaaaaatcaagaagAATTTACTGCAGTCTGTGGCTGATGGGGG GATTATTCTTGGTGATAATTCTTTTGAGCTTTCGGTTCCTGAGCCGAGAGCTCGTTCCGGTTCGAAAGCCCGTGAAGCTTTGGAAGTCAATGGCAATATATTAGCGGAACTGGACGAGAATAAGATCTTCGAACTTAAGGAG GCATTTCTCCTTTTCGATCTGGACGGTGACGGGTGCATAGATCACAACGACCTACGTGGGACTTTTATCAGCTTAGGAGAAAATGTAGACGAACACGCTGTCAGCAACATGCTATCTGAG GCCACAAATCCGCTAGACTTCGACGCATTCGTCAACCTACTCGGATTTAAAACGCTTGAACTGGATTCAGAGGAAATTCTAGTGACTGCTCTGTCTCGATGGGACCCTGAAAACACTGGATACATACCAGAAGCAAG AATTCGCCATGATTTAATGACGTGGGGTGACCGTTTCACGGAAAAGGAAGCGGAATACGCTTTGGATGAGGCCCCAATGATGATGGACAAAAACGGCTACAATCTCATAGACTACAAACAATTCTGTAGAAAACTCTGTGGGcttaagaaaacaaataaacaagtaCTCGAAGTACAGAATTGA